A region from the uncultured Holophaga sp. genome encodes:
- a CDS encoding methylated-DNA--[protein]-cysteine S-methyltransferase, producing MMLPMRVWHYELQSPYGPMWAALTEMGRLRQLAFGGLDPRATMPLPPRVHQETFKFLQRQLDSYFAGTLRTFTIPLEPAGTPFQVQVWEQLQTIPFGSTLTYQDLAERLGNPQAAQAVGAAVGANPIAILIPCHRVIGADGSLRGYAWGLEIKEALLIHEGALGGML from the coding sequence ATGATGCTTCCCATGCGGGTGTGGCACTACGAACTGCAGTCCCCTTATGGCCCCATGTGGGCGGCCCTGACAGAGATGGGCCGCCTGAGGCAGTTGGCCTTCGGCGGACTTGACCCCAGGGCCACCATGCCCCTCCCTCCCCGGGTCCACCAAGAGACCTTCAAGTTCCTCCAGCGGCAGCTGGACTCCTACTTCGCGGGGACCCTGCGCACCTTCACCATCCCCCTGGAGCCAGCGGGCACCCCCTTCCAGGTCCAGGTCTGGGAGCAGCTCCAGACCATCCCCTTCGGGTCCACCCTCACCTATCAGGACCTGGCCGAGCGTCTGGGAAATCCCCAGGCAGCCCAGGCCGTCGGCGCAGCCGTAGGCGCCAACCCCATCGCCATCCTGATCCCCTGCCACCGCGTCATCGGAGCCGATGGCAGCCTGCGGGGCTATGCCTGGGGGCTTGAGATCAAGGAGGCCCTGCTGATCCACGAAGGGGCCCTGGGGGGCATGCTCTGA
- a CDS encoding SulP family inorganic anion transporter, whose translation MPFSEIRTNLLSGLTVALAMVPEAIAFALVAQVSPLTGLYAAFIVALITSAFGGRPGMVSGAAGSLAVVMVALVATHGAQYLFAAVVLMGVFQVLFAVAKLGKLIRMVPHPVMLGFVNGLAIVIFKAQLGHFKTGGAGGALHWMSGGPLGVMLGLTALTMAIIYLFPKLTKSFPATLAGILVVTLLVLGLGIPTKTVGDMGSIRGGFPVFHIPQVPLTWETLRIVAPYSLILAAIGLIETLLTLNLVDEISGTRGRPNRECLAQGVANVVTGFFGGMGGCAMIGQSMINVNAGATRRLSGIFMALLLLSFILFASPWIERIPLAALVGVMFVVCQKTFSWSSLQVFGKVPGSDALLVVAVTVITLLTDLAVAVVLGVVLAALVFAWEQAKRIRVGLGTDEDGRKVYHLEGSLFFASTARFLSLFEPRQDPEDVVVDFRSARVVDHSALEAIDTLAERYRNEGKRLHLRHLSPDCQEILDRAKDMVEVNILEDPTYRVADSRLG comes from the coding sequence TTGCCATTCAGTGAAATCCGTACAAACCTCCTCAGCGGTCTGACGGTCGCCCTGGCCATGGTCCCGGAGGCCATCGCCTTCGCCCTGGTGGCCCAAGTCTCCCCCTTGACGGGGCTCTACGCCGCTTTCATCGTCGCGCTCATCACCTCGGCTTTCGGCGGGCGCCCGGGCATGGTCTCCGGTGCCGCGGGCTCCCTGGCGGTGGTCATGGTGGCCCTGGTGGCCACCCATGGCGCCCAGTATCTCTTCGCGGCCGTGGTGCTGATGGGGGTCTTCCAGGTCCTCTTCGCCGTGGCCAAGCTCGGCAAGCTCATCCGCATGGTGCCCCATCCCGTGATGCTCGGCTTCGTCAATGGACTGGCCATCGTCATCTTCAAGGCCCAGCTCGGGCACTTCAAGACAGGCGGGGCAGGTGGCGCCCTGCACTGGATGAGCGGCGGCCCCCTTGGAGTCATGCTGGGACTCACCGCCCTGACCATGGCGATCATCTATCTCTTCCCCAAGCTCACCAAGTCCTTCCCCGCCACCCTGGCGGGCATCCTGGTGGTCACCCTCCTGGTGCTGGGCCTCGGTATCCCCACCAAGACCGTGGGCGACATGGGCTCCATCCGGGGAGGTTTCCCGGTCTTCCACATCCCCCAGGTGCCCCTGACCTGGGAGACCCTGCGCATCGTGGCACCCTACTCCCTGATCCTGGCGGCCATCGGCCTCATCGAGACCCTCCTGACCCTCAACCTGGTGGATGAGATCAGCGGCACCCGGGGGAGACCCAACCGGGAGTGCCTGGCCCAGGGAGTTGCCAACGTGGTCACCGGTTTCTTTGGTGGTATGGGGGGCTGCGCCATGATCGGCCAGAGCATGATCAATGTGAATGCCGGCGCCACCCGGCGCCTCTCGGGCATTTTCATGGCCCTCCTCCTCCTCAGTTTCATCCTCTTCGCCTCCCCCTGGATTGAGCGGATCCCCCTGGCTGCCCTGGTGGGTGTCATGTTCGTCGTCTGCCAGAAGACCTTTTCCTGGAGCAGCCTCCAGGTCTTCGGCAAAGTGCCCGGGAGCGACGCCCTACTGGTGGTGGCTGTCACGGTGATCACCCTGCTTACCGATCTCGCGGTCGCCGTGGTTTTGGGCGTGGTCCTCGCCGCCCTGGTCTTCGCCTGGGAACAGGCGAAGCGCATCCGGGTGGGACTGGGGACCGATGAAGATGGCCGGAAGGTCTATCACCTGGAGGGCAGCCTATTCTTCGCCTCCACCGCGCGATTCCTGAGCCTCTTCGAGCCCCGGCAGGACCCGGAGGATGTGGTGGTGGATTTCCGGAGTGCCAGGGTGGTGGACCACTCGGCCCTGGAGGCCATCGACACCCTGGCCGAGCGCTACCGCAACGAGGGCAAGCGCCTGCACCTCCGCCACCTCAGCCCTGATTGCCAGGAGATCCTGGACAGGGCCAAGGACATGGTGGAGGTGA
- the hypF gene encoding carbamoyltransferase HypF, which produces MRLKAEVRGVVQGVGFRPFVVRLAAELALDGWVRNTPAGVELEVQGEPGPLRTFLGDLVARKPGPAQILELEHREIPEEEAQGFRILPSLSTQAPRPSVPADLSICPACVREMDSPGERRYRYPFTNCTDCGPRYTLIRSLPYDRPRTTMAGFAMCPHCEAQYRDSSDRRFHAQPIACPVCGPRLELLGRDGGRLALGEAALEGARTALAGGRILALKGLGGYQLLVDAGSEAAVERLRERKRREAKPFAVMFPDGGSLSRHCRATALELELLASSAAPILLLPKAGVPLAEAVAPGNPSLGAFLPFTPLHRLLVDRPLVCTSGNLSEEPMAFGDAEALERLREVADLFLGHDRPIQRPVDDSVGRVEAGTLHLLRRARGYAPLPHPVVHAGLPVLAFGAHQKSTVTLLFEGQAVVSQHLGDLEGPQNVDLLGRTVEDLLAFFRVEPGILACDLHPDYASTRLAEAMARERGLPLHRIQHHHAHAGACAAEHGLEGDFLALAWDGSGFGSDGTVWGGEALTVSGAAFRRVGHLGSFPLPGGERAVREPRRSALGLCWSLLGGAGPAAGLFPAGDLAALERVLERKLNTPSTSSMGRLFDAMAALTGIRAEAGFEGQAAMMLEFAARGVGACGAYPIGLSGGRAELGPLVEGLQADLGRGTSPAVMARRFHAALADLALAWSQQAGLERVALTGGCFQNALLAELCSARLAGAGFRVLRPARFPANDGGISLGQAWVAAQWGKEV; this is translated from the coding sequence GTGCGCTTGAAAGCGGAAGTGCGCGGGGTGGTCCAGGGGGTGGGCTTCCGCCCCTTTGTGGTCCGTCTGGCCGCCGAGCTCGCACTGGATGGCTGGGTTCGCAACACCCCAGCGGGGGTGGAGCTGGAGGTGCAGGGGGAGCCCGGGCCCCTCCGCACCTTCCTGGGGGATCTGGTTGCACGCAAGCCTGGGCCCGCCCAGATCCTGGAGCTAGAGCACCGGGAGATCCCCGAGGAGGAGGCCCAGGGCTTCCGTATCCTGCCCAGCCTTTCGACCCAGGCGCCCCGACCCTCGGTGCCCGCGGACCTGTCCATCTGCCCGGCCTGCGTCCGGGAGATGGACAGCCCCGGTGAGCGCCGGTACCGCTACCCCTTTACCAACTGCACGGACTGCGGGCCCCGCTACACCCTCATCCGTTCCCTGCCCTATGACCGTCCACGCACCACCATGGCGGGCTTTGCGATGTGTCCCCATTGCGAGGCCCAGTACCGGGATAGCAGCGACCGCCGCTTCCACGCCCAGCCCATCGCCTGCCCCGTCTGCGGACCGCGCCTGGAGCTCCTCGGCAGGGATGGCGGGCGACTGGCCCTGGGGGAGGCGGCCCTGGAGGGGGCGCGGACAGCCCTGGCGGGGGGGCGGATCCTGGCCCTCAAGGGCCTGGGGGGCTACCAGCTCCTGGTGGATGCGGGTTCGGAGGCTGCTGTGGAGCGGCTCAGGGAGCGCAAGCGCCGGGAGGCCAAGCCTTTCGCCGTGATGTTCCCCGATGGGGGATCGCTCTCGCGGCACTGCCGGGCCACCGCCCTCGAGCTGGAACTGCTGGCCTCCTCCGCGGCGCCCATCCTGCTGCTGCCCAAGGCGGGTGTTCCCCTGGCGGAGGCGGTGGCCCCTGGCAACCCCAGCCTGGGGGCCTTCCTACCCTTCACGCCGCTGCACCGCCTCCTGGTGGACCGGCCCCTGGTCTGCACCAGCGGCAACCTCTCCGAGGAGCCCATGGCCTTCGGGGATGCCGAGGCCCTTGAGCGTCTGAGGGAGGTGGCAGACCTCTTCCTGGGTCACGATCGCCCCATTCAGCGTCCTGTGGATGACTCCGTGGGCCGCGTGGAGGCGGGCACCCTCCACCTCCTGCGCCGGGCCCGCGGCTATGCTCCACTTCCCCACCCGGTGGTCCATGCCGGGCTGCCGGTTCTCGCCTTCGGGGCCCACCAGAAGAGCACCGTCACCCTTCTCTTCGAAGGGCAGGCAGTGGTCAGCCAGCACCTGGGAGACCTGGAGGGCCCCCAGAACGTGGACCTGCTGGGGCGCACCGTGGAAGACTTGCTGGCCTTCTTCCGGGTGGAGCCGGGGATCCTGGCCTGCGATCTGCACCCGGACTATGCCTCCACCCGCCTGGCCGAGGCCATGGCCCGGGAGCGGGGCCTTCCGCTACACCGCATCCAGCACCACCACGCCCATGCCGGGGCCTGCGCTGCCGAGCATGGTCTGGAGGGGGACTTCCTCGCCCTGGCCTGGGATGGCAGCGGCTTCGGGTCGGATGGGACCGTCTGGGGCGGGGAGGCCCTGACGGTCTCGGGGGCCGCTTTCCGTCGCGTCGGGCACCTGGGGAGCTTCCCCCTGCCGGGTGGGGAGCGGGCGGTGCGGGAGCCGCGCCGCAGCGCCCTGGGGCTCTGCTGGTCGCTGTTGGGGGGGGCCGGTCCTGCGGCTGGGCTCTTCCCGGCGGGGGACCTGGCCGCCCTGGAGCGGGTCCTGGAGCGGAAGCTCAATACGCCCTCGACCTCCAGCATGGGACGGCTCTTCGACGCCATGGCCGCCCTCACCGGGATCCGGGCCGAAGCGGGCTTCGAGGGGCAGGCCGCCATGATGCTCGAATTTGCGGCCCGTGGTGTGGGCGCCTGTGGGGCCTACCCCATTGGGCTTTCGGGGGGCCGGGCGGAGCTTGGGCCGCTTGTGGAGGGCCTGCAGGCGGACCTGGGCCGGGGCACCTCTCCTGCAGTCATGGCCCGGCGTTTCCATGCAGCCCTGGCGGACCTGGCCCTGGCCTGGTCACAACAGGCGGGCCTGGAGCGGGTGGCCCTCACGGGGGGCTGCTTTCAGAATGCCCTGCTGGCCGAGCTCTGCTCGGCGCGGCTGGCCGGGGCGGGGTTCCGGGTCCTCCGCCCGGCCCGCTTCCCCGCCAACGATGGCGGAATCTCGCTCGGCCAGGCCTGGGTCGCGGCACAATGGGGAAAAGAGGTCTGA
- a CDS encoding HypC/HybG/HupF family hydrogenase formation chaperone, protein MAESRSARPGSRHNGEKRSDMCLAVPGKVLELPEDPFSYGKVGFGEVVKAVSLALVPEARVGDYVMVHAGAALEVIDEGLAERTLGVLRQLSDIEGRPLA, encoded by the coding sequence ATGGCGGAATCTCGCTCGGCCAGGCCTGGGTCGCGGCACAATGGGGAAAAGAGGTCTGACATGTGTTTAGCGGTGCCCGGAAAGGTGCTCGAGCTGCCAGAGGATCCCTTCTCCTACGGCAAGGTGGGCTTCGGCGAGGTGGTGAAGGCGGTGAGCCTGGCCCTGGTGCCCGAGGCGCGGGTGGGGGACTACGTCATGGTCCACGCCGGGGCGGCTCTTGAAGTGATTGATGAGGGGCTCGCCGAGCGCACCCTGGGCGTGCTCCGCCAGCTCTCCGATATCGAGGGGAGGCCACTCGCATGA
- the hypB gene encoding hydrogenase nickel incorporation protein HypB: MCGTCGCDGKTPGGMRKFRVQLRERELLRRNADLAEGNRGIFREARTLSLNLVSSPGSGKTSLLTRTLGLLQGRFPLGVIEGDQQTDLDAERIRATGVPVIQVNTGQGCHLDAPMIRRAWEGLAMDPGGVLLIENVGNLVCPAEFDLGESAKVAVLAVTEGEDKPLKYPELFQAAGLLLLNKVDLLPLLDFDLEYCLACIREVNPALKVIQTSATTGQGMEAWAAWIEAERARCA; this comes from the coding sequence ATGTGTGGAACCTGTGGTTGCGATGGCAAGACTCCGGGCGGGATGCGGAAGTTCCGGGTGCAGCTTCGTGAGCGGGAGCTGCTGCGTCGGAACGCCGACCTGGCGGAAGGGAACCGGGGGATCTTCCGGGAGGCCCGCACCCTGTCGCTCAACCTGGTCTCCAGCCCCGGTTCCGGGAAGACCAGCCTGCTCACCCGGACCCTCGGGCTGCTCCAGGGACGCTTTCCCCTCGGGGTGATCGAGGGGGATCAGCAGACGGATCTGGACGCTGAGCGGATCCGGGCCACCGGGGTCCCGGTCATCCAGGTCAACACGGGGCAGGGCTGCCACCTGGATGCCCCCATGATCCGCCGGGCCTGGGAGGGGTTGGCCATGGACCCCGGCGGGGTCCTGCTGATCGAGAACGTAGGTAATCTGGTCTGTCCTGCGGAGTTCGACCTGGGGGAGAGTGCCAAGGTGGCGGTGCTGGCGGTGACCGAGGGCGAGGATAAACCCCTCAAATACCCCGAGCTCTTCCAGGCAGCAGGGCTGCTGCTCTTGAACAAGGTGGACCTGCTGCCCCTCCTGGACTTCGACTTGGAATACTGCCTGGCCTGCATCCGGGAGGTGAACCCCGCTCTCAAGGTGATCCAGACCAGCGCCACCACGGGCCAAGGCATGGAGGCCTGGGCTGCCTGGATCGAGGCGGAGCGCGCCCGGTGCGCTTGA